AAGCTCCCCGGCCGTTCGCAGGTAGCGCGGCTCGCGCTTGGCTTCGCTCAGGCTCTTGAGATTGCGCTTCTTGCGCTCGGCCTCCACGGCCTTCCAGCCCACGATGTCCTGTGCAACGGGGTCCGTGGCCACGTAGACCGCGCCGTGCAGGATGCGCGTATTCGGATCCTTGTCCAGGGGCCCCTTGTCGTAGGTGAGCTTGAAGCCGTCGGTGATGTGCAGGCGCACGCGACTGGTCACGATGGGGTGGTTGTACAGCATCGCGATCTGTGGGCTGGCCTGGTGCGCGTGGTGATCGTGGGGATTGTTGACGGTCCCGTGGGTGATGTTCTTCAGACAGCCAGTGTAGCCGCAGATCGAGTGGTCCTTGATCTGACTCATGTCGATCACGGCGGTGGACTCGAGCAGTTGTCGAGCGTAGCGCGTGGGGATCCCCTGATAGATGCGTACGTCCTGCATCGGGTGATCTTTGTTGTTGTGGGTCGCGGTCAGAACGCCCTCGGGGAGCTTCCACTTGCGCACACCAACGCGCGTTCCCATCAGGAAATTGGGGAACTGCTCGAAGACCATGATCTTGTCGGCGGGGACGCCAAGCTTGAGCAGCCCCTCCACCACCGGCAGGATGAGTTCGAAGTTGGTCGCCATGGTGTGGCCCTTCTGGCCCGCGATGCCGTTGGGCTTGATGGCAACCACATCGTTCTTGTGAATGAACTTGCCGAGTGCCGCGACCAGGTTCGGGGCGC
The nucleotide sequence above comes from Polyangiaceae bacterium. Encoded proteins:
- a CDS encoding DUF362 domain-containing protein; amino-acid sequence: MTQAKTRLSRRDALKGGVGASTALLLSADPAEALPEAASLTAKPPAGFVPMAIPGKVVKVAAKGDHKDVMQPNLLWPKEEVARRLLEKAMMEFTGAPNLVAALGKFIHKNDVVAIKPNGIAGQKGHTMATNFELILPVVEGLLKLGVPADKIMVFEQFPNFLMGTRVGVRKWKLPEGVLTATHNNKDHPMQDVRIYQGIPTRYARQLLESTAVIDMSQIKDHSICGYTGCLKNITHGTVNNPHDHHAHQASPQIAMLYNHPIVTSRVRLHITDGFKLTYDKGPLDKDPNTRILHGAVYVATDPVAQDIVGWKAVEAERKKRNLKSLSEAKREPRYLRTAGELGLGIADENQIRFQTFEV